A portion of the Parasedimentitalea marina genome contains these proteins:
- a CDS encoding Hint domain-containing protein, with amino-acid sequence MPSGYLVSLGADGALGVDDVIGGAWTSFATDTDLGSGQWVFTGVDGGTSYTDTLEPGQYYLASDGNVYFVPSYGEVDTLTSADVVTAPSYSAIPSHQVDGTSGDDVINGSYTDSDGDSVNDTPDNADLVYGNAGNDDIRTGPGNDWVYGGSGNDTVNGGTGDDIIYGDGSVSTVESLNWDAQGSDEQDISSGFTQTTGQVDVSVSFSSDGNNSPQFSLETSDTIYVGGGESFNDTSSLYLYGNGDGATSTTTINFAANSSSDVMDEVENVVFRISDIDFGSGNHRDVVTVNAYDADGNPVSVTLTVADNGANTDTISGNTVTAGNAGESAADQTGSMLVEIAGPVAEIEIIYENGLDGTQAVWVSDVFFDTIANPPGNDELNGGLGNDAIFGEGGDDLISGGQGSDTLDGGSGNDTINTGEGDSAQGGDGDDLFILTDTGDAGSSTITIDGGEGGETGGDTLDLNGNADLSTLILTTNTVDEMAGTVELLDGTLVTFSGIENIICFTPGTLIDTAYGPRPIETLSIGDLIVTRDHGLQPLRWVGSRTVAAQGSFAPIEISQALLPDASASLLVSPQHRLLWSGARAQMLFGSDEVLVAAQHLLGSPAVTRRTGGLVTYTHLMLDQHQVIYANGAPTESFYPGDQALGALSDAGRDEMFTLFPELRSHAGAFGDTARLCLKSHEGQLLAA; translated from the coding sequence ATGCCAAGCGGTTATCTGGTATCCCTAGGTGCAGACGGAGCCCTAGGCGTCGATGACGTCATAGGCGGCGCATGGACATCTTTTGCCACCGACACCGACCTGGGATCAGGCCAGTGGGTCTTTACCGGTGTCGACGGTGGCACCAGTTACACGGACACGTTAGAGCCCGGCCAGTATTATCTCGCCTCAGATGGCAATGTCTATTTCGTTCCGTCCTATGGCGAGGTCGACACCCTAACCAGCGCCGATGTTGTTACGGCCCCCAGCTACAGCGCCATTCCCAGTCACCAGGTTGATGGGACCTCAGGTGATGATGTTATCAACGGCAGTTACACCGACAGCGACGGTGATAGCGTCAATGATACGCCAGACAATGCAGACCTTGTTTATGGCAATGCGGGTAATGACGACATCAGAACCGGCCCCGGCAACGACTGGGTCTATGGTGGCAGCGGCAACGACACCGTAAACGGCGGCACCGGAGATGACATCATTTATGGTGACGGTAGCGTCTCGACGGTTGAATCGCTGAACTGGGACGCCCAGGGCAGTGATGAGCAAGACATCAGCTCGGGGTTCACTCAAACCACAGGACAAGTCGACGTTTCAGTCAGCTTTTCCAGTGATGGCAATAATTCACCTCAGTTCTCTCTTGAAACCAGTGACACAATCTATGTCGGCGGAGGCGAGAGCTTCAACGACACCTCCTCGTTATATCTATACGGTAATGGTGACGGGGCGACATCGACCACCACCATCAACTTTGCGGCCAATAGCAGCTCGGATGTGATGGACGAGGTCGAAAACGTTGTTTTCCGCATCAGTGACATCGACTTTGGCTCGGGTAATCACCGTGACGTTGTAACGGTCAATGCATACGATGCTGATGGCAATCCTGTTTCGGTGACCCTGACAGTGGCAGACAACGGTGCCAACACGGATACAATCAGCGGCAATACTGTCACTGCGGGCAATGCCGGCGAAAGTGCAGCAGATCAAACCGGCTCAATGTTGGTCGAAATCGCCGGTCCCGTTGCTGAAATCGAAATCATCTACGAAAACGGACTCGACGGGACTCAGGCGGTCTGGGTCAGTGACGTGTTCTTTGACACCATTGCAAATCCACCCGGCAATGACGAGCTAAACGGCGGCCTGGGCAATGATGCGATTTTTGGCGAGGGCGGTGATGATCTGATTTCAGGCGGCCAAGGTAGCGACACGCTGGACGGAGGCAGCGGGAATGACACGATCAACACCGGCGAAGGCGACAGTGCCCAAGGCGGTGATGGCGACGATCTTTTCATTCTGACAGACACTGGCGACGCAGGAAGCTCAACGATTACCATTGACGGGGGCGAGGGAGGCGAAACCGGCGGCGATACTCTGGATTTGAACGGAAATGCGGATCTTTCAACTCTGATCCTGACCACAAACACTGTGGATGAGATGGCCGGCACCGTAGAATTGCTCGATGGGACCCTGGTGACCTTCTCGGGGATCGAAAACATCATCTGTTTTACCCCCGGCACCCTGATCGACACAGCCTATGGCCCTCGTCCCATCGAGACACTGTCCATTGGCGATCTGATCGTCACCCGCGATCATGGCCTGCAACCGCTGCGATGGGTCGGCAGCCGCACTGTAGCCGCCCAAGGCAGCTTTGCACCGATCGAGATCTCACAGGCCCTATTGCCTGATGCCAGCGCCTCGCTGCTCGTGTCGCCACAACACCGGCTGCTGTGGAGCGGCGCACGCGCCCAGATGCTGTTTGGCAGCGACGAGGTGCTGGTAGCGGCGCAACACCTGCTGGGCAGCCCGGCCGTCACCCGCCGCACGGGCGGTCTGGTCACATATACGCATCTTATGTTGGACCAGCACCAGGTGATCTATGCCAATGGGGCGCCCACAGAAAGCTTCTACCCCGGCGATCAGGCCCTGGGCGCCCTCAGCGACGCTGGGCGGGATGAAATGTTCACTCTGTTCCCCGAGCTTCGCAGCCATGCGGGTGCCTTTGGCGATACCGCTCGCCTGTGCCTCAAGTCACACGAAGGCCAGCTGCTCGCGGCCTAA